The segment ATCCGGGCCGGGACCTATCGCCCTGCCATCGGCGAGATCGCCATCAATCTGGTCCGCTCCGAAGCCAAAATCAGCGGTTTCGGCTGATCTCGCGCATTGCCGCACCATTTTACTTTACCTTCGTGCCACATGCATTTAAACTGCCGGGTCTGAAACCGGAGGTATGATGCTAGTTGTAATCAATGTGGATGATCTCGGGCTGCATCCGGCAGTACGCCGGGCAGTGGACCAGCTTGCCGAAGCCGGGGTTGTAACCTCGTCCACGGTACTTGCCAACGGACCGGATTTGTCCGAATCCGTGCTTTTGCAGGATAAACATGAAGGACTGGGACTGGGAGCGCACCTGAATTTGCTGCGCGGCAAACCCATCTCCAACCCGGACCACATCCCCAGTCTTGTGGATGATGACGGGCTGCTTTTCGGCAACTACACATCCCTGCTGCTGCGTTACGCAACCGGACGCATCAAGCTTTCCGAAGTGGAAAAAGAATGGTCCGCGCAGGTGGAATATCTACTCGACCACAAGATCCGCCTGACCCATTTTGACAGCGAAAAACATATTCATGCCTGGCCCGGACTTTACAATCTGGCAGGCAGGATTGCCTGCAAATACGGGATCAAATGGATACGCCGTCCCTTTGAACATGCCCCCTTAAACCGCTTTGACAAAGGCATGCTGCGTACCCGTTTTCTACAACTCTGCCTTGGGGCAAGTTTTCCCGGCAAAGAGCCGCGCACGGCTGATTGCGTATGGGGAATTGGTGACCAGAAGGAAAATCTGGATCCGTATCTTTTTAAGAAATACGTCGAAATGTATCGACCTGAAATAGTTGAAATTGTCTGCCATCCCGGTCTTCCGCAGGAGGGAGACGGCCCGCTGCCGTCAGAATTCGGTCCCATGCGGGTGGAAGCACAGTGGAAAGAGGAATCCGAATCCCTGCTGCATAAGGAATGGCTGGAAATATTTAAAGAACTGGGGGCCACCCCCGCCAACTACGGACAGATCGATCCCCGTAGCGGAGAAATTAAATAATGCAACAAGCAGAAGAATGTAAAAGAGATATAGAAGTCAGCATTGTCACTCCCATGCACAATGAAGAAGGCTGCGTGCGTGAATTTCACAAACGCATAACCGCCGCATTGCAGGGAATGAATACCACCTATGAAATCCTGTTGGTCAACGACGGTTCCACCGACAGCACCGAATCCATTATCCGCGAGCTTGCCGCAGATGACCCCAACCTTAAGGGAGTCATGCTGGCCCGCAACCGTGGACAATGTACCGCAATCTATGCCGGCATTCAGGAAAGCAAAGGATGCTATGTAGTTATCATGGATGGAGACCTTCAGCACAAGCCTGAAGAAGTGCCATCCCTAATCGAAGAAATCCGCAAAGGCTACGACCTTGTTTCCGGTTGCCGCACCAATCGCGGCGAATCCATGATCAAACGCAAGCTGCCCAGCAAAATAGCCAACTACCTCATGCGCGCGACCAGCGGCTGTCAGGTTAAGGATATGGGCGGTCTTTCCGTACTCAAAGGCAAACTGGCCCGCTCCATGACCCTGCGCGAAGGTCAGCACAGGCTCATCCCCGCACTGGTTTACGGCATGGGCGGCTCCACATCCGAAGTACCCATCTCCGCGCCCCCGCGCTTTGCCGGGGAAAGCCATTACGGACTGTCCCGTTCCATTGATGTCCTCTTCGACATCGTCATGCTCTGGTTCCAGTCCTCATTCAAACAGCGTCC is part of the Desulfovibrio sp. JC022 genome and harbors:
- a CDS encoding ChbG/HpnK family deacetylase yields the protein MMLVVINVDDLGLHPAVRRAVDQLAEAGVVTSSTVLANGPDLSESVLLQDKHEGLGLGAHLNLLRGKPISNPDHIPSLVDDDGLLFGNYTSLLLRYATGRIKLSEVEKEWSAQVEYLLDHKIRLTHFDSEKHIHAWPGLYNLAGRIACKYGIKWIRRPFEHAPLNRFDKGMLRTRFLQLCLGASFPGKEPRTADCVWGIGDQKENLDPYLFKKYVEMYRPEIVEIVCHPGLPQEGDGPLPSEFGPMRVEAQWKEESESLLHKEWLEIFKELGATPANYGQIDPRSGEIK
- a CDS encoding glycosyltransferase family 2 protein; protein product: MQQAEECKRDIEVSIVTPMHNEEGCVREFHKRITAALQGMNTTYEILLVNDGSTDSTESIIRELAADDPNLKGVMLARNRGQCTAIYAGIQESKGCYVVIMDGDLQHKPEEVPSLIEEIRKGYDLVSGCRTNRGESMIKRKLPSKIANYLMRATSGCQVKDMGGLSVLKGKLARSMTLREGQHRLIPALVYGMGGSTSEVPISAPPRFAGESHYGLSRSIDVLFDIVMLWFQSSFKQRPIYLFGRISLVMFMLASLVIVWLLYEKVFFGVHMGTRPPFMGCILLYLSSLGFMSTGFILESLANTYDAVMGTKTYQIREVVEKE